The following proteins are encoded in a genomic region of Halomicrobium zhouii:
- the pstB gene encoding phosphate ABC transporter ATP-binding protein PstB produces the protein MTDDTAAERIDPDETAAADDATAADGTASRTEPTTAIDQSATADTTTTGESEERTDPAWRTYSFPGDPVLSAESLDVWYGDDHALRDISIEIPERSVTALIGPSGCGKSTFLRCLNRMNDRIKSARIEGTVSFDGENVYADGTNLVELRKRVGMVFQHPNPFPKSIRANVAYGPRKHGDIERGLVPKLLGRDEREKEDELVERCLRDAALWDEVKDRLDDNALGLSGGQQQRLCIARCLATDPEVILMDEPASALDPIATAKIEDLIEELAEEYTVVVVTHNMQQAARVSDQTAVFLTGGELVEYGDTDQIFENPESQRVEDYVTGKFG, from the coding sequence GTGACAGACGACACGGCGGCTGAACGGATCGACCCCGACGAAACGGCGGCGGCCGACGACGCGACGGCGGCCGACGGAACGGCGTCGCGCACCGAACCGACGACGGCGATCGACCAGTCGGCGACGGCCGATACGACGACGACCGGCGAGTCGGAGGAACGGACGGACCCGGCCTGGCGGACGTACTCCTTCCCCGGCGATCCCGTCCTCTCGGCCGAGAGCCTCGACGTCTGGTACGGCGACGACCACGCGCTCCGCGACATCTCGATCGAGATCCCCGAGCGGAGCGTCACCGCGCTCATCGGCCCGTCGGGGTGTGGCAAGTCGACGTTCCTCCGCTGCCTCAACCGAATGAACGACCGGATCAAGAGCGCGCGCATCGAGGGGACCGTCTCGTTCGACGGCGAGAACGTCTACGCGGACGGGACTAACCTGGTCGAACTCCGCAAGCGGGTCGGGATGGTGTTCCAGCACCCGAACCCCTTCCCGAAGTCGATCCGCGCCAACGTCGCCTACGGCCCGCGCAAGCACGGCGACATCGAGCGCGGCCTCGTCCCGAAACTGCTCGGCCGGGACGAGCGGGAGAAGGAAGACGAACTGGTCGAGCGCTGTCTCCGCGACGCGGCCCTCTGGGACGAAGTGAAAGACCGCCTCGACGACAACGCGCTGGGGCTCTCGGGCGGCCAGCAGCAGCGCCTCTGCATCGCGCGCTGTCTCGCGACCGACCCCGAGGTCATCCTGATGGACGAACCGGCCTCCGCGCTGGACCCCATCGCCACGGCGAAGATCGAGGACCTGATCGAGGAGCTGGCCGAGGAGTACACCGTCGTCGTCGTCACCCACAACATGCAGCAGGCCGCCCGGGTCTCCGACCAGACCGCCGTCTTCCTCACCGGCGGCGAACTCGTCGAGTACGGCGACACGGACCAGATATTCGAGAACCCCGAGAGCCAGCGCGTCGAGGACTACGTCACCGGCAAGTTCGGGTGA
- a CDS encoding AbrB/MazE/SpoVT family DNA-binding domain-containing protein, whose translation METRKIQIAGGTTYTVSLPKEWASDHDLEAGARVRVHPYEDGSLLVQTAGHAESERDPLRLAPTDASVETLRRQVRAAYETGREAVEVTGDAVAAADQRALRDVAASLLGVDVVQRSGDRVRYRSLLDASTVSLEQSLRQLQFVADSALGDAASALVDEDRSPHRIEERATEAGRLAALVGRQFVRSLDDPAVLDDLGVERTTLFDYHAAATELERIVEHATTVVTVAGRRRTPVPEDVAETLVSTADDARDGIERSMSVLLDGGTAATACDVLDDCERVDVAQFDRLDDDAPAWLGVVFRSLVDAVEASGAIAAVALRAALRDGEYDQ comes from the coding sequence ATGGAGACCCGCAAGATCCAGATCGCCGGCGGGACGACGTACACGGTGTCGCTCCCCAAGGAGTGGGCCAGCGACCACGACCTGGAGGCGGGCGCGCGGGTCCGCGTCCATCCCTACGAGGACGGCTCGCTGCTCGTCCAGACGGCGGGCCACGCCGAGTCGGAGCGCGATCCGCTGCGTCTCGCCCCGACCGACGCGTCCGTCGAGACCCTCCGGCGTCAGGTCCGGGCCGCGTACGAGACTGGCCGGGAGGCCGTCGAAGTGACCGGCGACGCGGTGGCGGCCGCAGACCAGCGCGCGCTGCGAGACGTCGCGGCGTCCCTCCTCGGCGTCGACGTCGTCCAGCGCTCCGGGGACCGAGTCCGCTACCGGAGTCTGCTCGACGCCAGTACCGTCTCGCTCGAACAGTCGCTCCGCCAGCTACAGTTCGTCGCCGACTCGGCGCTCGGCGACGCCGCGTCGGCCCTCGTCGACGAGGACCGTTCCCCGCACCGGATCGAGGAGCGCGCCACCGAGGCGGGCCGGCTCGCGGCACTCGTCGGTCGACAGTTCGTCCGTTCGCTCGACGACCCGGCCGTGCTCGACGACCTCGGCGTCGAACGGACGACGCTGTTCGACTACCACGCTGCGGCGACCGAACTCGAACGGATCGTCGAGCACGCTACGACCGTCGTGACGGTCGCTGGACGGCGACGGACGCCGGTTCCCGAGGACGTCGCCGAGACGCTCGTATCCACGGCTGACGACGCCCGTGACGGTATCGAGCGGTCGATGAGCGTCCTGCTCGACGGCGGCACCGCCGCGACCGCCTGCGACGTCCTCGACGACTGCGAGCGCGTCGACGTCGCGCAGTTCGACCGGCTCGACGACGACGCGCCGGCGTGGCTCGGCGTCGTCTTCCGATCGCTCGTCGACGCGGTCGAGGCCAGCGGTGCCATCGCGGCGGTCGCGCTCCGGGCGGCGCTCAGAGACGGGGAGTACGATCAGTGA
- a CDS encoding DUF421 domain-containing protein, giving the protein MTEVTFFVSGWNPLVRIVVVGVSMYVALVLFLRLSGSRTLSSMNAFDFIVTVAIGSVFGRALTAKDVALSEAIVAFGLLVALQYVVTWIQIRWPFFRRVVTNPPALLYFRGEFVDRAMRQQRVTESEIKSAVRKKQFGSVDEVEAVVLESSGEFSVIGSVEDEPSFGEQLEEQLWE; this is encoded by the coding sequence ATGACCGAGGTCACCTTCTTCGTCTCCGGCTGGAACCCGCTCGTCCGAATCGTCGTCGTCGGCGTCTCGATGTACGTCGCGCTCGTGCTCTTCCTCCGTCTCTCGGGGAGCCGAACGCTCTCGAGCATGAACGCGTTCGACTTCATCGTGACCGTCGCCATCGGCTCCGTCTTCGGCCGCGCGCTGACGGCCAAGGACGTCGCGCTCTCGGAGGCCATCGTGGCCTTCGGACTCCTCGTGGCGCTCCAGTACGTCGTCACCTGGATCCAGATCCGGTGGCCCTTCTTCAGACGCGTCGTCACGAACCCGCCCGCCCTGTTGTACTTCCGCGGCGAGTTCGTCGACAGGGCCATGCGCCAACAGCGCGTCACGGAGTCGGAGATCAAAAGCGCCGTTCGCAAGAAGCAGTTCGGCTCCGTCGACGAGGTCGAGGCCGTCGTCCTCGAATCCAGCGGCGAGTTCTCCGTCATCGGATCCGTCGAAGACGAGCCGTCGTTCGGCGAGCAACTGGAAGAACAGCTCTGGGAGTGA
- a CDS encoding two pore domain potassium channel family protein — translation MRPLYLVVGLVLLVVTIVDILWTTLWVDGGSGPLSARLTTWTWRGLRRIGDTRSRALSLAGPIILTLTLVTWVGLIWGGWTLVFAGGENALLAARDDVPVTWSGRIFFVAYTMFTMGNGDFYPPAGIWQIAASLTTASGMLFVTMGVSYVLSVLGAVSNKRSFASSVSGMGAESETVVCSAWDGEDFDGLHLPLNSLASRLDTLADQHKSYPILHYYHSEQAKHASAMAVAVFDESMTVLRFGVLDEDQPDTVLVENARSASQNYLETLDNAFIDPADEAPPPPDLDRLRDEGVPTVSDDEFADALDELAVRRRKLLATVTADAWHWPPIDS, via the coding sequence ATACGACCGCTGTATCTCGTCGTCGGGCTGGTGTTGCTCGTCGTCACCATCGTCGACATCCTCTGGACGACGCTCTGGGTCGACGGCGGCTCCGGCCCGCTCTCGGCGCGGTTGACGACGTGGACCTGGCGCGGACTCCGGCGGATCGGTGACACGCGGTCCCGGGCGCTCAGCCTCGCCGGGCCGATCATCCTGACGCTGACGCTCGTCACGTGGGTCGGCCTCATCTGGGGCGGCTGGACGCTCGTCTTCGCCGGCGGCGAGAACGCGCTGCTGGCCGCTCGCGACGACGTCCCCGTCACCTGGTCGGGCCGGATCTTCTTCGTCGCCTATACGATGTTCACGATGGGGAACGGCGACTTCTACCCCCCGGCGGGGATCTGGCAGATTGCCGCGTCGCTCACGACCGCCAGCGGTATGCTGTTCGTGACGATGGGCGTCTCCTACGTGCTCTCGGTCCTCGGGGCCGTCTCGAACAAGCGCTCCTTCGCGAGTAGCGTCTCCGGGATGGGGGCGGAAAGCGAGACGGTCGTCTGCTCGGCGTGGGACGGCGAAGACTTCGACGGACTTCACCTCCCGCTCAATTCGCTCGCCTCACGGCTCGACACGCTCGCAGACCAGCACAAGTCCTACCCGATCCTCCACTACTACCACAGCGAACAGGCCAAGCACGCCTCCGCGATGGCGGTCGCCGTCTTCGACGAGTCGATGACGGTCCTCCGGTTCGGCGTTCTGGACGAGGACCAGCCCGACACCGTCCTCGTGGAGAACGCGCGGTCGGCGAGCCAGAACTACCTGGAGACCCTCGACAACGCGTTCATCGACCCGGCCGACGAGGCACCGCCACCCCCCGATCTCGACCGGCTTCGCGACGAGGGAGTCCCGACCGTCTCCGACGACGAGTTCGCCGACGCGCTCGACGAGCTGGCGGTCCGCCGCCGCAAACTGCTCGCGACCGTGACCGCCGACGCCTGGCACTGGCCCCCCATAGACTCATGA
- a CDS encoding universal stress protein, translated as MTLVVPFDGSELSEAALLRADQFGVVFDESVVAVTVIPDGNVDYARERDWIDSDEAFDRSAVVSKIHGQVSDLCPSADFRHFVVGRYAPSGAISKRIRKVAKREDASMVFVGSDNAGRLVTSISSVGGSVATDEAYDVVIVRHSGPAKSARLRGAASRRQPKSDFFLPE; from the coding sequence ATGACCCTCGTCGTCCCGTTCGACGGTTCGGAACTCTCCGAGGCGGCGCTGCTTCGCGCGGACCAGTTCGGCGTCGTCTTCGACGAGTCCGTGGTGGCGGTCACCGTCATCCCGGACGGCAACGTCGACTACGCGAGAGAACGCGACTGGATCGACTCCGACGAGGCGTTCGACCGGTCCGCCGTCGTCTCGAAGATACACGGCCAGGTGTCCGACCTGTGTCCGAGCGCCGACTTCCGCCACTTCGTCGTCGGCCGGTACGCGCCGTCCGGCGCCATCTCGAAGCGGATCCGCAAGGTCGCAAAGCGCGAAGACGCGTCGATGGTGTTCGTCGGCAGCGACAACGCCGGCCGCCTCGTCACGTCGATCAGTAGCGTCGGTGGGAGCGTCGCGACCGACGAGGCCTACGACGTCGTCATCGTCCGCCACAGCGGCCCCGCCAAGTCCGCCAGGCTCAGGGGAGCGGCCAGTCGACGGCAGCCGAAGTCGGACTTCTTCCTCCCCGAGTGA
- a CDS encoding ATP-binding protein gives MERFVNREDELSRLRECYGSADAEMVVLFGRRRLGKTELVQHSLADREDAVVYQATETTSQVQLDEFVDVAADTFPGITDIKQNWEALLGYLGDRDGIVVLDELPYLIDADGSLPSVIQRLWDQRFQDTSGTLVLVGSSISMMEEATLLGNSPLYGRFTEKLDLRPLDFSAAQAFVPDDYSPEERMLTWGIFGGIPYYLDGVDFDRDLGTVLTEEVLSQKGYLHNEPEYVLRTELREPNRYFAILTAIAAGKATSNEIAQAVGIDGKQISTYMQKLERLRLVEREVPVTEEKAKSRRGRYRILDPLFRFWFRFVYGTEDRYERLGEDAYEAVVEPELPDFVSQEFERLCQDALPDLYPEETFLDIGRWWYKEHEVDVVGFTTGNTMVVGECKFTSAPLDYSALTSLEDHASEIRWTPDGGDVDTEYALFTRSGATQAVREAVSERDDLRLFDLDDLTRRGRGR, from the coding sequence ATGGAACGATTCGTGAATCGGGAAGATGAACTCTCGCGGTTACGGGAGTGCTACGGATCTGCCGACGCCGAGATGGTCGTTCTCTTCGGCCGCCGACGTCTCGGGAAAACGGAACTCGTCCAGCACTCTCTCGCCGACCGGGAAGACGCCGTCGTCTATCAGGCCACGGAGACGACGTCACAGGTACAACTCGACGAGTTCGTCGACGTCGCCGCCGATACGTTCCCCGGAATCACGGACATCAAACAGAACTGGGAAGCCCTCCTGGGGTATCTGGGCGACCGCGACGGTATCGTCGTCCTCGACGAGCTTCCCTACCTCATCGACGCCGACGGGAGTCTTCCGTCGGTCATCCAGCGGTTGTGGGACCAGCGATTCCAGGACACCTCGGGGACGCTCGTGCTGGTCGGGTCGTCGATCAGCATGATGGAAGAAGCGACGCTGCTCGGAAACAGCCCCCTGTACGGCCGATTCACGGAGAAACTGGACCTCCGGCCACTCGACTTCTCCGCGGCACAGGCGTTCGTTCCGGACGACTACTCCCCCGAAGAGCGAATGTTGACGTGGGGGATCTTTGGTGGTATTCCGTACTACCTGGATGGCGTCGATTTCGATCGAGACCTCGGAACAGTCCTCACCGAAGAAGTGCTCTCACAGAAGGGCTACCTCCACAACGAACCGGAGTACGTCCTCCGGACCGAACTCAGAGAGCCGAATCGGTACTTCGCCATCCTCACCGCGATAGCTGCAGGGAAGGCGACGTCGAACGAGATCGCACAGGCGGTGGGGATCGACGGCAAACAGATCTCGACGTACATGCAGAAGTTAGAACGGTTACGGCTCGTCGAGCGTGAGGTCCCGGTCACCGAAGAGAAAGCGAAGTCACGCCGCGGACGCTATCGAATCCTGGATCCCCTGTTCCGCTTCTGGTTCCGCTTCGTCTACGGTACGGAAGATCGATACGAACGTCTCGGCGAGGATGCCTACGAGGCAGTCGTCGAACCGGAACTCCCGGACTTCGTGAGCCAGGAGTTCGAGCGGCTCTGTCAGGACGCGCTACCCGACCTGTACCCGGAGGAGACGTTTCTCGACATCGGGCGGTGGTGGTACAAGGAACACGAGGTCGACGTCGTCGGGTTCACGACGGGGAACACGATGGTCGTCGGCGAGTGCAAGTTCACCAGCGCTCCGCTCGATTACAGCGCGCTCACCTCGCTCGAAGATCACGCGTCGGAAATTCGGTGGACCCCCGACGGCGGCGACGTCGATACGGAATACGCATTGTTCACCCGTAGTGGTGCAACACAGGCCGTCCGGGAAGCCGTGTCCGAGCGTGACGACCTCCGGCTGTTCGACCTGGACGACCTCACGCGACGCGGCAGGGGACGCTAG